A stretch of Candidatus Binatia bacterium DNA encodes these proteins:
- a CDS encoding nitroreductase family protein — translation MTIHEALYTTRAMRRVKKDPIPEDVQARILDAAIRAPSGGNSQNWRFLLVDDPAIRDQLAPIYKGCIDMLWKTIYAERVAAMEARPDDADSIEMQKVMKSANWMANHFADYPILLFGFAQGDPTGGSIFPAIWSAMLAARADGVGSTITSVMMFQMEQVLKILGVPAEDGWVFAACVPMGYPTGRWGLARRRPVHEVAFRNQWGTPLGLDIPEPLWETKK, via the coding sequence ATGACGATTCACGAGGCCCTGTACACCACGCGCGCGATGCGTCGCGTGAAGAAGGATCCGATCCCCGAAGACGTCCAGGCCCGCATCCTCGATGCGGCGATCCGTGCGCCCTCGGGCGGCAACAGCCAGAACTGGCGCTTCCTGCTGGTCGATGACCCTGCCATCCGCGACCAACTCGCGCCCATCTACAAGGGCTGCATCGACATGCTCTGGAAGACCATCTACGCCGAGCGCGTCGCAGCCATGGAAGCGAGGCCCGACGATGCCGACAGCATCGAGATGCAAAAGGTGATGAAGTCGGCGAACTGGATGGCGAACCATTTCGCCGACTACCCGATCCTGCTGTTCGGCTTCGCGCAGGGCGATCCGACCGGCGGTTCGATCTTCCCCGCGATCTGGAGTGCCATGCTCGCAGCGCGCGCCGATGGCGTGGGCAGCACGATCACGAGCGTGATGATGTTTCAGATGGAGCAGGTCTTGAAGATCCTCGGTGTGCCCGCCGAGGACGGATGGGTCTTCGCCGCGTGCGTACCGATGGGATACCCGACGGGCCGCTGGGGCCTCGCCCGCCGACGCCCCGTCCACGAGGTCGCCTTCCGCAACCAATGGGGCACGCCGCTCGGCCTCGACATACCCGAGCCGCTCTGGGAAACGAAGAAGTAG
- a CDS encoding alpha/beta hydrolase has translation MAGTRTKLGDVEIEWEEHGDAARTLLLVHGFTGARTDFETHFESLAQDRRVVAADHRGHGGSTNTGRAEDYTLDALTEDLIGFLEATVDGPADVLGHSMGGMVALRLVLRRPDLVRSLILMDTASEAPRGLVPPENFGDLVRELGVRAVVDSVARTPERELFARCKGAAWVESDTERRLSGLDREAFIGLLPQVFQCASVSGRLGEVECPTTVLVGGLDALFVPTSERLAGGIPGARLEVVEGAYHSPQHTHPEEWLARVRGHLEWADAAG, from the coding sequence ATGGCAGGCACCCGAACGAAGCTGGGCGACGTCGAGATCGAGTGGGAGGAGCATGGCGATGCCGCACGCACGCTTCTGTTGGTTCACGGGTTCACTGGAGCTCGGACGGATTTCGAGACTCACTTCGAGTCACTCGCACAGGATCGTCGCGTGGTTGCCGCGGACCACCGGGGACATGGTGGGTCGACGAATACGGGACGTGCGGAGGACTACACGCTCGACGCACTAACCGAAGACCTGATCGGATTTCTCGAGGCCACCGTGGATGGCCCGGCTGACGTTCTCGGTCACTCGATGGGTGGAATGGTCGCGCTCCGGCTCGTTCTGCGCCGGCCCGACCTCGTGCGCTCGCTGATCTTGATGGACACCGCGAGCGAGGCGCCTAGGGGGCTCGTTCCTCCGGAGAACTTCGGAGACCTGGTGCGAGAGCTCGGAGTGCGTGCGGTCGTGGACTCCGTCGCGCGGACGCCGGAGCGCGAACTCTTCGCGAGGTGCAAGGGCGCCGCCTGGGTCGAGAGCGATACGGAGCGACGGCTTTCCGGACTCGACCGCGAGGCGTTCATCGGCCTGTTGCCGCAGGTCTTTCAGTGCGCGTCGGTGTCTGGCCGTCTCGGGGAAGTCGAGTGCCCGACGACGGTCCTCGTAGGCGGGCTCGACGCTCTCTTCGTGCCGACGTCCGAGCGGCTCGCGGGCGGCATCCCCGGCGCGCGCCTCGAAGTGGTCGAGGGCGCGTATCACAGCCCGCAGCACACCCATCCCGAGGAATGGCTCGCGCGAGTGCGCGGCCACCTCGAGTGGGCTGACGCCGCGGGCTGA